The window CCTGGTATCGGGCGGAATTGAAGATTTTTATGGCCTGGATGGAGGAGCAGCCGTTCGCTTAGGTATCGACTACGGCGTGACAGACAAGCTCGATATCGGGATTGGCCGGACCGGCATTGAAGACGTTGTAGATCTGCGTGCCAAATACGTTATTCTTGAACAACTGAAGTCAGACAAAGTGCCTGTGCAAATTGCCATTAAAGGTGATGTGGGAATCTCTACCCAAAAAGAAAGGCGTTTTGATTATACCTTTACCGAGCGGCTTAATTATTTCACTTCTGTGATGGTTGCCCGGAAATTTAACGACAAACTGAGCCTGCAGGTTTCTCCAATGGTTTCCCACTTTAATACTGTAGTAAAAGAACAGAATAACGGTAAGTTGTACAACACCATAGTTGGTCTTGGAATAGCAGGCCGGTATAAGTTAAACAACCGAAATGCCCTCGCTTTCGAATACCTGCCCGTGTTGAGAAACAGAAACCCGAACACTAAAGATCATGTTGCCGTCTCTTTCGAAATCGATACCGGCGGGCACGTTTTTCAGCTCTTTTTTATGAGCGGACGGTGGTTCACCGAACAACACCTGCTTGCCCGTACCGATACCAATATTCTGGATCTTGA of the Gracilimonas sediminicola genome contains:
- a CDS encoding DUF5777 family beta-barrel protein, with amino-acid sequence MIIRKTTLITLVFLFGSYSLSAQVLERKRAVQDGPVEDIFLAGSIAGLSTVTALPKKNMNSMVMHNFGLVSGGIEDFYGLDGGAAVRLGIDYGVTDKLDIGIGRTGIEDVVDLRAKYVILEQLKSDKVPVQIAIKGDVGISTQKERRFDYTFTERLNYFTSVMVARKFNDKLSLQVSPMVSHFNTVVKEQNNGKLYNTIVGLGIAGRYKLNNRNALAFEYLPVLRNRNPNTKDHVAVSFEIDTGGHVFQLFFMSGRWFTEQHLLARTDTNILDLDFRFGFNINRFFGLGK